The Magnolia sinica isolate HGM2019 chromosome 10, MsV1, whole genome shotgun sequence genome includes a window with the following:
- the LOC131258323 gene encoding protein NRT1/ PTR FAMILY 4.6-like isoform X2, which produces MAACLQLHLSWGLILLTIQARSPSLKPPICNHPTNTQTPIPCKQVGGGKAAILFTGLYLVALGVGGIKGSLPAHGAQQFDHTTALGRKQRSTFFNYYVFCLSCGALIAVTLVVWIEDNKGWQWGFGISTAAILLSLPLFLAGSSTYRNKIPEGSPLTTIAKVLIASSCTIQIARGPSNAIMSMGTSPSMPTQTNNEEEDENGNDPKDPPSRGLKFLNRAATRKPVWQGLKCTIEEVEEVKVVIRILPIFACTIILNCCLAQLSTFSVQQAASMNTKLGSLSVPPASLPIFPVVFIMILAPLYDHVIIPFARKATKSEMGISHLQRIGIGLVLSIVAMAVAALVEIKRKHVVHQSGLFDGSRPLPITFFWVALQYLFLGSADLFTLAGLLEFFFTEAPVSMRSLAMSLSWASLAMGYYLSSVLVSIVNSATSRSPWLSGSNLNHYHLDHFYWLMCVLSALNFIHYLLWATRYKYRSAGCNI; this is translated from the exons GGATTGATTCTACTCACCATTCAAGCTCGCTCTCCCTCATTAAAGCCACCCATTTGCAATCATCCCACCAACACACAAACTCCAATTCCATGCAAACAAGTTGGGGGTGGGAAGGCTGCAATTTTGTTCACAGGCCTTTATCTGGTAGCCCTGGGCGTCGGAGGCATTAAGGGGTCACTACCAGCTCATGGGGCCCAGCAGTTTGACCATACCACAGCGCTTGGAAGGAAGCAAAGGTCTACATTCTTCAACTATTATGTATTCTGtctctcatgtggggcacttaTAGCAGTGACATTAGTGGTGTGGATTGAAGATAATAAGGGATGGCAGTGGGGCTTTGGAATCTCTACTGCAGCAAtactcctctctcttcctctcttccttgcTGGCTCTTCTACTTATAGAAACAAAATTCCCGAAGGAAGTCCTCTCACAACCATAGCTAAG GTCCTGATTGCTTCAAGTTGCACCATCCAAATTGCACGGGGCCCAAGTAACGCGATCATGAGCATGGGCACAAGCCCAAGCATGCCAACCCAGACCAACaatgaggaagaagatgagaatggcAATGATCCAAAGGATCCGCCAAGCAGAGGCCTCAAGTTCCTTAACAGGGCAGCAACAAGAAAGCCTGTTTGGCAAGGACTGAAATGTACCATAGAGGAAGTAGAAGAGGTGAAGGTAGTGATAAGAATCCTCCCCATCTTCGCTTGCACCATAATACTCAACTGCTGCCTTGCCCAGCTCTCCACATTCTCAGTCCAACAAGCAGCCTCCATGAACACCAAGCTCGGCTCCCTCTCAGTCCCACCTGCATCACTCCCCATCTTCCCTGTCGTCTTCATCATGATCCTTGCCCCGCTTTACGACCATGTCATCATCCCGTTCGCAAGAAAAGCCACAAAATCAGAGATGGGCATATCTCATCTACAACGGATTGGTATTGGGCTGGTCCTCTCGATTGTGGCAATGGCAGTAGCGGCTCTGGTGGAGATCAAGCGAAAGCATGTGGTGCACCAATCAGGGTTATTCGACGGCAGCCGTCCACTGCCCATAACATTCTTTTGGGTGGCTTTGCAGTACTTGTTTCTGGGGTCCGCTGACCTTTTCACATTGGCTGGTCTGTTGGAATTCTTCTTCACAGAAGCGCCAGTTAGCATGAGGTCCTTGGCTATGTCGCTGTCATGGGCATCTTTGGCGATGGGATACTATCTCAGCTCTGTTCTCGTCTCAATAGTCAACAGCGCCACCAGCAGATCACCGTGGCTCTCTGGCTCTAACTTGAATCACTACCATCTCGACCATTTCTACTGGTTAATGTGTGTCCTGAGTGCCTTGAATTTCATACACTACCTCTTGTGGGCTACCCGATACAAGTACAGATCTGCAGGGTGCAACATCTAA